In a genomic window of Zingiber officinale cultivar Zhangliang chromosome 9B, Zo_v1.1, whole genome shotgun sequence:
- the LOC122022348 gene encoding tRNA pseudouridine synthase A-like encodes MPCIPPHSPKKLKMSSSSATEDAASSAPGEPRRRYERRMVAIFLGYCGAGYQGMQKNPGARTIEGDLEEALFLAGAVPAADRGLSRRYEWARSARTDKGVSAAAQVVSGRFCFDPPGFVARLNVHLPDQIAVFGFKRVTDSFSAKNLCDRRRYVYLLPVFSLDPSAHPDRESVTESIGSDNELTRCLECSERGRKRRASQGSKQEERPVSQQVASLKNGAVKIEDGKFESVKLEKPDIASVGASDHQLLVVKLETADSVSIQGAIDPETITELRASNVDESGNSSNIDFFSEEKSTVETVVHEESNEQPRAKTKFCYDDEHKARFNRILQQYVGTHDFCNFTNRRAEVPSTRRYIISFHANTVVCIDGIEFVKCEVVGQSFMLHQIRKMIGLAVAVMRNCAPESIIGVALKKDVGVKVPTAPEVGLYLDECLFTSYNKQWKDSHEPLTMDAYAEEAEDFKMKYIHTHIAAMEHKEGTFALWLHSLNHRNYQDLCAISNCAVPHGKHDDDEDERYYPF; translated from the exons ATGCCCTGCATTCCTCCCCACTCTCCCAAGAAGCTCAAGAtgtcctcctcctccgccaccgAAGACGCCGCTTCGTCCGCCCCCGGCGAACCCCGGCGGCGCTACGAGCGTCGCATGGTGGCCATCTTCCTCGGCTACTGCGGCGCCGGGTACCAGGGCATGCAGAAGAACCCCGGCGCCCGGACCATCGAGGGAGACCTCGAGGAGGCCCTCTTCCTCGCCGGCGCTGTCCCTGCTGCCGACCGCGGCCTCTCGCGCCGCTACGAGTGGGCCCGATCTGCTCGCACCGACAAGGGCGTCAGCGCTGCTGCTCAGGTCGTCTCGGGCCGCTTCTGCTTCGATCCGCCTGGCTTCGTCGCCCGCCTCAACGTCCACCTCCCTGACCAGATCGCCGTCTTCGGCTTCAAGCGAGTCACCGACTCCTTCAGCGCCAAGAATCTCTGTGATCGGCGACGGTACGTCTACCTTCTTCCCGTGTTTTCCCTTGACCCTAGCGCACATCCGGACCGGGAGTCCGTCACGGAGAGCATCGGATCTGACAACGAGCTCACACGCTGCTTAGAGTGCTCAGAGAGGGGGCGCAAGAGACGTGCTTCTCAGGGATCTAAGCAGGAAGAAAGGCCTGTTTCTCAACAAGTCGCTTCGTTAAAAAATGGCGCTGTCAAAATTGAGGATGGTAAATTTGAGTCAGTTAAGCTAGAAAAACCTGACATTGCAAGTGTTGGAGCCAGTGACCATCAGCTTCTAGTCGTGAAGCTAGAAACTGCTGATTCTGTATCGATCCAAGGTGCCATTGATCCGGAAACTATAACAGAGCTTAGGGCTTCCAATGTGGATGAATCTGGTAATTCAAGCAATATTGATTTCTTCTCGGAAGAGAAATCGACAGTGGAGACTGTAGTTCATGAAGAATCCAATGAGCAACCGAGAGCCAAAACCAAATTCTGTTATGATGATGAACACAAAGCGAGATTCAATCGAATCCTACAGCAATATGTAGGAACTCATGACTTCTGTAACTTCACGAATAGAAGGGCTGAAGTTCCCTCTACTCGTCGATACATCATATCCTTCCACGCAAATACTGTCGTCTGTATTGACGGGATTGAGTTTGTGAAGTGTGAAGTTGTAGGGCAGAGCTTCATGCTCCATCAGATCAGGAAGATGATCGGCCTCGCTGTTGCGGTGATGAGGAATTGTGCACCCGAATCGATTATCGGTGTTGCCTTAAAAAA GGATGTAGGTGTCAAGGTTCCGACGGCTCCTGAAGTCGGACTATACCTGGACGAATGCCTATTCACTTCCTATAATAAGCAATGGAAGGACTCACATGAGCCACTGACCATGGATGCATATGCTGAAGAAGCTGAAGATTTTAAAATGAAGTATATACACACTCACATCGCCGCCATGGAGCACAAAGAAGGCACCTTTGCGCTCTGGCTTCACTCGTTGAACCATCGTAACTATCAAGATCTCTGTGCCATAAGTAACTGTGCTGTTCCTCATGGGAAACATGATGATGACGAGGATGAGCGTTATTACCCTTTTTAG
- the LOC122025072 gene encoding anaphase-promoting complex subunit 8-like, which translates to MSSKESYRVELRSAARHLSDRGLYCAAKWALELLVDLDVLPSASSSAVSARASAGPSTSAASGFRSFSHLHPDASCRRCVRSDSSAPASAEAAVTPQAGVSYVSTPLPADDGFDGGSNDRYLLAKSYFDCREYRRAVYVLENQTGKKAVFFRCYSLYLAGEKRKEEEMFELEGSLGKSDAVNRELISLERELSSLRRAGSIDSFGLYLYGIILKDKGCENAAMKVLVESVNCFPWNWSAWLELQALCTTADTLNNLNLKNHWMKDFFLASAYQELKMHEEALKRYERLLGVFQSSNYIQSQIATVLYCLRELDDAELIFEDLLCKDPHRVESMDVYSNLLYAKESFSPLSFLAHRVSLTDKYRPESCCIIANYYSLKGQHEKSVLYFRRAVKLNRKFLSAWTLMGHEYVEMKNTPAATDAYRRAIEINPRDYRAWYGLGQTYEVMSMPFYALYYFRKSSYLQPNDSRPWIAMAHLYESAPLQMLNEAIKCFKRAANCNDSEGIALLQLAKLHDALGHSERAAFFYKKDLDRMEAEERQGPNMVEAMFYLAKYYQTKKRFQEAEYYCRRLLDYTGPESETARSLLRGLEISPDMEHFGP; encoded by the exons ATGAGTTCCAAAGAGAGCTACCGAGTGGAGCTTCGATCCGCCGCCCGCCATCTCAGTGATCGCGGCCTCTACTGTGCCGCCAAATG GGCTTTGGAACTCCTCGTAGATCTGGACGTTCTCCCTTCGGCATCCTCGTCAGCTGTCTCCGCCCGTGCCAGTGCTGGCCCCTCTACCTCCGCAGCCAGCGGCTTCCGCTCCTTCTCCCACCTGCACCCTGATGCCTCCTGTCGCCGCTGCGTCCGCTCTGACTCTTCAGCTCCCGCGTCAGCCGAGGCCGCTGTCACGCCCCAAGCCGGCGTATCTTATGTCAGCACGCCTCTACCTGCCGATGATGGGTTCGACGGCGGGAGCAATGATCGCTACCTCCTGGCCAAGTCATACTTTGACTGCCGCGAGTACCGGCGGGCCGTCTACGTTCTCGAAAATCAAACTGGGAAGAAGGCCGTTTTCTTCCGCTGCTATTCCCTCTACTTG GCAGGAGAAAAGCGCAAGGAGGAAGAGATGTTTGAACTTGAGGGATCTTTGGGCAAGAGTGATGCTGTAAACAGAGAGTTGATTTCTTTAGAGAGAGAACTATCTTCGTTAAGGAGAGCTGGCAGCATTGATTCATTTGGTTTATATTTGTATGGCATCATCCTCAAAGATAAAGGCTGTGAGAATGCTGCTATGAAAGTGCTTGTGGAGTCTGTTAACTGCTTTCCATGGAATTGGAGTGCTTGGTTGGAACTTCAAGCCCTTTGCACTACTGCTGACACTTTGAACAATCTGAATCTAAAAAACCACTGGATGAAGGACTTTTTTCTTGCTAGTGCATATCAGGAACTGAAGATGCATGAAGAAGCTTTGAAAAGATATGAACGCTTGTTGGGGGTTTTCCAGTCTAGCAACTATATTCAGTCTCAAATTGCAACAGTTCTGTATTGCTTGAGGGAGCTTGATGATGCTGAACTAATCTTTGAAGATCTTCTCTGCAAAGATCCTCACCGTGTGGAATCAATGGATGTCTATTCGAATTTACTCTACGCAAAAGAATCTTTTTCTCCTCTGAGTTTCCTTGCCCACAGGGTGTCTTTAACAGACAAATATAGGCCAGAGTCTTGCTGCATCATAGCAAATTATTACAGTTTGAAGGGACAACATGAGAAATCAGTTTTATACTTCAGAAGGGCGGTCAAACTTAACAGAAAATTCCTTTCAGCTTGGACTCTAATGGGCCATGAATATGTTGAGATGAAAAACACACCAGCTGCAACCGATGCCTACCGCAGGGCCATTGAAATAAATCCTAGAGACTACCGCGCGTGGTATGGTTTGGGGCAAACCTATGAGGTGATGAGCATGCCTTTCTACGCCCTTTACTATTTTCGGAAATCGTCATACTTGCAGCCTAACGACTCTAGGCCTTGGATCGCAATGGCTCATTTGTATGAAAGTGCACCACTTCAGATGCTCAATGAGGCCATCAAATGCTTCAAAAGAGCTGCAAACTGTAATGACAGTGAAGGGATAGCCCTGCTTCAGCTTGCCAAGCTGCATGATGCTCTTGGGCATTCTGAACGGGCTGCATTTTTCTACAAGAAAGATCTCGATAGGATGGAAGCTGAAGAGAGGCAAGGGCCTAATATGGTTGAAGCAATGTTTTACCTCGCCAAGTATTACCAAACTAAGAAGAGATTCCAAGAAGCAGAGTACTATTGCAGGAGGCTCTTGGATTATACTGGTCCG GAGAGCGAGACGGCAAGAAGTCTTCTAAGAGGATTGGAAATATCTCCAGACATGGAACATTTTGGTCCATGA
- the LOC122023804 gene encoding translocase of chloroplast 101, chloroplastic-like: MELCTDSAKDEPEASAVASEDGNPRLGLEDADGETLEAKDGSEDVMDDEVFEEAMEPPTPMSLQAFSDSRDDLETILGNDAVGKLQNPVELADVQVGDQNVEEGNKEEEIVGSQGFNFPNQSRLHHQMSDGHENVDPERSSDESTDPSLASNQSSKEQKSVGEQNFDEIVDAKIDDMRAEAVAAKIDETVAAKVDVQHIDKDTIELVAVEPNKGDAACDKSCHLSGEGDVEQKPMHIETDSLVSCSEVVNETDKVAKRSSDESTDPSLSTNQSSKEQKSVGEQKFDEIVDAKFDDTRTEAVDTKIDETVAAKVDAQHIDKDTDELVAVEPNKGDAACDKSCHLSGEGDVEQKPMHIETDSLVSCSEVGNEIDKVAKRSSDESTDPSLSSNQSSKEQKIVREQKFDEIVDAKIDGDTRDETVDATIDETVAAKVDARHIDKDTDEFVAVEPNKGDAACDKSFHLSGEGDVEEKPMHIETDSLVSCSEVGNEIDKVAKRSSDESTDPSLSSNQSSKEQTSVGEQKFDEIVGAKIDAQHIDKDTDESVAVEPNKGDASCDKSCHLSGERDAEKEPMHIETDSLVSCSEVGNEIDKVAKRSSDIEDGEKMFMQIRSSPMASHHVDGEVEVANGSEFNIGTASKELQSDRCEVEEFERVESVMPDDNGELACDTNSNKLTPLVDMKDDLVKSVVITEGLEKLQQLTANDAELDTSFVTNGHSTAKNEDAGGATNVSVSRINEDAPRAHVANAANGYSKKATGDMHGSNDKPKEQYVGNLNSGSSENTQRSTPSTLLSPKPENSRGSSLTAPAGLGSSASLPEPSLRPLQQSRGSTTLTNSQPSIVPSEEEEENDETRKKLQMIRVKFLRLAHRLGQTPHNAVVAQVLYRLGLAEQLKRNTKRPGVFSFDQASVVAGQLEAAGQETLDFSCTIMVIGKSGVGKTATINSIFDEVKLPTDAFLLGTKKVQEVVGMVQGIKVRVIDTPGLFLSSLDQHRNEKILHSVKKFIKKSPPDIVLYFDRLDMQSRDFGDAPLLQTITNIFGASIWFNAIVVLTHAASAPPDGPNGSPLSYDMFVTQRTHVVQQAIRQAAGDVRLMNPVSLVENHSACRMNRAGQRVLPNGQVWKPQLLLLSFASKILAEANSLLNLQDGPPGKPFGSRRRAPPLPFLLSSLLQSRPQLKLPEDQFDEDDNLDDDLAESSRSDEGSDYDELPPFKPLSKSQISKLSKAQKKAYFEELDYREKLFYKKQLKEERKQRKLATKLADMAKDLPLENNLGEVEEESNGSATVPVPLPDYVLPHSFDCDNPSHRYRFLDSSNQWLIRPVLDSQGWDHDVGYEGLNVERVFVVKDKIPLSVSGQLTKDKKECTFQMELGSSLKHSESKATSLGLEMQTVGKDIAYTLRGETRFRNFRRNNTTAGASVSVLGDSTSAGIKLEDKLILSRRFRLLMSGGAMTGKGDVAYGGRLEAVLRDKDYPIGQALSTIALSFVEWHDDLSLGCNIQSQIPFGRGTNITGHANLNNRGTGQFGIRLNSSEHLQIVLLAMVPILRNLHRTFFGSSHSM, encoded by the coding sequence ATGGAGCTGTGCACTGATTCTGCAAAAGATGAGCCTGAGGCATCAGCGGTGGCGTCAGAGGATGGGAATCCGAGGCTGGGTCTGGAGGACGCCGATGGTGAAACTTTGGAGGCTAAGGATGGATCGGAAGATGTGATGGACGACGAGGTCTTTGAGGAGGCGATGGAGCCTCCAACTCCGATGTCGCTGCAAGCTTTTTCTGATTCACGTGATGATCTGGAAACTATCTTGGGGAATGACGCAGTTGGTAAGCTGCAAAACCCTGTTGAATTAGCTGATGTGCAGGTGGGTGATCAAAATGTTgaagaaggaaacaaagaagagGAAATTGTTGGTTCTCAGGGATTCAATTTCCCAAACCAGTCCAGGCTGCATCATCAGATGTCTGATGGACATGAAAATGTTGATCCTGAGAGATCATCAGATGAGTCAACAGATCCTTCCTTAGCCTCTAATCAGAGTTCAAAAGAACAAAAATCTGTCGGAGAGCAAAATTTTGATGAGATTGTAGATGCTAAAATTGATGATATGAGAGCTGAGGCTGTAGCTGCTAAGATTGATGAAACTGTAGCTGCTAAAGTTGATGTTCAGCATATTGACAAGGATACAATTGAGTTAGTAGCAGTTGAACCTAACAAAGGGGATGCAGCTTGTGATAAATCATGCCATCTTTCTGGAGAAGGCGATGTTGAACAAAAGCCAATGCACATTGAAACTGATTCTCTGGTTTCATGTAGCGAAGTTGTAAATGAAACAGACAAAGTTGCAAAGAGATCATCAGATGAGTCAACAGATCCTTCCTTATCCACTAATCAGAGTTCAAAAGAACAAAAATCTGTTGGAGAACAAAAGTTTGATGAGATTGTAGATGCTAAATTTGATGATACAAGAACTGAGGCTGTAGATACTAAGATTGATGAAACTGTAGCTGCTAAAGTTGATGCTCAGCATATTGACAAGGATACAGATGAATTAGTAGCAGTTGAACCTAACAAAGGGGATGCTGCTTGTGATAAATCATGCCATCTTTCTGGAGAAGGGGATGTTGAACAAAAGCCAATGCACATTGAAACCGATTCTCTGGTTTCATGTAGCGAAGTTGGAAATGAAATAGACAAAGTTGCAAAGAGATCATCAGATGAGTCAACAGATCCTTCCCTATCCTCTAATCAGAGTTCAAAAGAACAAAAAATTGTCAGAGAGCAAAAATTTGATGAGATTGTAGATGCTAAAATTGATGGTGATACGAGAGATGAGACTGTAGATGCTACGATTGATGAAACTGTAGCTGCTAAAGTTGATGCTCGACATATTGACAAGGATACAGATGAATTTGTAGCAGTTGAACCTAACAAAGGGGATGCAGCTTGTGATAAATCATTCCATCTTTCTGGGGAAGGGGATGTTGAAGAAAAGCCAATGCACATTGAAACCGATTCTCTGGTTTCATGTAGCGAGGTTGGAAATGAAATAGACAAAGTTGCAAAGAGATCATCAGATGAGTCAACAGATCCTTCCTTATCCTCTAATCAGAGTTCAAAAGAACAAACATCTGTTGGAGAGCAAAAGTTTGATGAGATTGTAGGTGCTAAAATTGATGCTCAGCATATTGACAAGGATACAGATGAATCAGTGGCAGTTGAACCTAACAAAGGGGATGCATCTTGTGATAAATCATGCCATCTTTCTGGAGAAAGGGATGCTGAAAAAGAGCCAATGCACATTGAAACTGATTCTCTGGTTTCATGTAGCGAGGTTGGAAATGAAATAGACAAAGTTGCAAAGAGATCATCTGATATTGAGGATGGTGAGAAAATGTTCATGCAGATTAGATCCAGTCCTATGGCCTCACATCATGTGGATGGAGAAGTAGAAGTTGCAAATGGATCTGAATTCAATATTGGGACTGCTAGCAAAGAACTTCAAAGCGACAGATGTGAGGTTGAAGAATTTGAGAGAGTTGAATCTGTTATGCCAGATGATAATGGAGAGCTAGCTTGTGATACTAATTCAAACAAATTGACTCCTTTGGTGGATATGAAAGATGATTTGGTCAAGTCTGTGGTCATCACTGAAGGGCTGGAAAAACTTCAGCAGCTGACAGCAAATGATGCCGAACTTGACACTAGTTTTGTAACTAATGGGCACAGTACTGCGAAAAATGAGGATGCTGGTGGTGCAACTAATGTTTCTGTTTCTAGGATCAATGAAGATGCACCTCGTGCTCATGTTGCTAATGCAGCTAATGGTTATTCTAAAAAAGCTACGGGTGATATGCATGGTTCCAACGATAAACCTAAGGAGCAATATGTTGGAAACCTAAACTCTGGATCAAGTGAAAATACCCAACGTTCTACTCCATCAACCTTACTTTCTCCAAAACCTGAAAACTCAAGAGGCTCTAGTTTGACAGCTCCAGCTGGCCTTGGTTCCTCTGCTTCTTTACCAGAGCCTTCTCTCCGTCCCCTTCAGCAATCCAGGGGCTCTACCACTCTCACTAATTCTCAACCATCTATTGTACCatctgaggaggaggaggagaatgaTGAGACACGCAAGAAGCTCCAAATGATTCGGGTCAAGTTTCTTCGATTGGCCCATAGACTTGGACAAACACCCCATAATGCTGTTGTTGCTCAGGTTCTGTACAGGCTAGGTCTGGCTGAGCAGCTCAAGAGAAACACAAAACGACCAGGTGTTTTTAGCTTTGACCAAGCTAGTGTTGTGGCAGGGCAACTTGAGGCTGCTGGACAAGAGAcactggacttctcctgcacaatAATGGTTATTGGAAAATCAGGGGTCGGTAAGACTGCTACCATTAATTCAATATTTGATGAGGTTAAGTTGCCAACAGATGCGTTCCTGTTAGGGACAAAGAAGGTTCAAGAAGTAGTGGGCATGGTTCAGGGGATCAAGGTTAGGGTTATAGATACACCTGGGCTTTTCTTATCTTCTTTGGATCAACATCGCAATGAAAAAATTCTCCATTCCGTCAAGAAGTTTATCAAAAAGTCGCCTCCTGACATTGTTCTTTACTTTGATCGGTTGGACATGCAAAGTAGGGATTTTGGAGATGCTCCACTACTGCAGACCATCACAAACATATTCGGAGCATCCATTTGGTTCAATGCAATTGTTGTGCTAACACATGCTGCTTCTGCTCCTCCAGATGGCCCAAATGGTAGCCCTTTGAGTTATGATATGTTTGTGACTCAGAGGACTCATGTGGTTCAACAAGCAATTCGCCAGGCTGCTGGGGATGTTCGGCTCATGAATCCTGTTTCTCTGGTTGAGAACCACTCGGCCTGTAGGATGAATAGGGCCGGTCAGAGAGTGCTACCAAATGGCCAAGTTTGGAAACCACAGCTGTTGTTGCTTTCATTTGCTTCAAAAATTTTGGCAGAAGCCAACTCTCTCCTAAATTTACAGGATGGTCCTCCTGGTAAGCCATTTGGATCTCGTCGCAGAGCTCCTCCTTTACCCTTTCTCTTGTCTTCCCTTCTACAGTCAAGACCTCAACTTAAATTGCCAGAAGATCAATTTGATGAGGATGACAACTTAGATGATGACTTGGCCGAGTCATCCCGTTCTGATGAGGGATCAGATTATGATGAGTTACCGCCTTTCAAGCCTCTCAGTAAATCTCAAATATCCAAGCTTAGTAAAGCTCAGAAGAAGGCATACTTTGAGGAGCTAGATTACCGGGAAAAGCTCTTTTATAAGAAACAACTCAAGGAGGAGAGAAAGCAAAGGAAACTTGCAACTAAATTGGCAGATATGGCTAAGGATTTGCCTTTGGAGAATAATTTGGGGGAGGTTGAGGAAGAATCCAATGGTTCTGCAACTGTGCCAGTACCTTTGCCAGACTATGTTCTTCCTCATTCCTTTGACTGTGACAATCCTTCTCACCGATATAGGTTTCTGGATTCTTCCAACCAATGGCTTATCAGGCCTGTGCTAGATTCTCAGGGTTGGGATCATGATGTTGGTTATGAAGGTTTGAATGTTGAAAGAGTATTTGTTGTCAAAGACAAGATCCCACTATCTGTTTCTGGTCAGCTGACAAAGGATAAGAAGGAATGCACTTTTCAAATGGAGCTGGGTAGCTCACTAAAGCATAGTGAATCAAAAGCAACTTCTTTAGGTTTGGAAATGCAGACTGTTGGGAAGGACATCGCCTACACATTACGCGGTGAAACAAGGTTTAGAAATTTTAGGCGAAACAATACAACTGCAGGAGCTTCAGTTTCTGTTCTTGGGGACTCAACGTCTGCTGGCATAAAGCTGGAAGATAAGCTTATACTTAGCAGAAGATTTAGATTACTCATGAGTGGAGGAGCAATGACCGGCAAGGGTGATGTGGCCTATGGAGGCCGTCTTGAAGCTGTCTTACGAGACAAAGATTATCCTATAGGGCAGGCACTGTCCACTATTGCATTATCTTTCGTGGAGTGGCATGATGACCTCTCGCTCGGCTGCAATATTCAGTCTCAGATCCCTTTTGGCAGAGGAACTAATATCACCGGTCATGCAAACTTGAATAACAGAGGAACTGGCCAATTTGGTATTCGCTTGAATAGTTCGGAACATCTTCAAATAGTTCTGCTTGCCATGGTCCCTATACTAAGAAATCTTCACAGAACATTCTTTGGTTCCTCTCACTCCATGTGA